The Microtus ochrogaster isolate Prairie Vole_2 unplaced genomic scaffold, MicOch1.0 UNK103, whole genome shotgun sequence region AGCCGGACGCTCCAGGCGTTAAGCCCCGCCCACCAGGCTGAAGGCCCCGCCTCCAGCTGTTAGGCCACGCCCCCGGGACCCACGCTCTCTGCGGGAGTTGAAGAGGAGGTTGCGGCCCAGCAGTGCACGCAGGCAGGAGCCGGCCAGAGCGCGGGAGTCATTCACCACGTCGCGCCAGGCTCGGCACACGGGCCGGCAGCGCGTCACTAACGCGCGGGGAGGCAGGTAGCTCAGCATCTGCACCAGCAGCTCCGGGGGCAGCTCTTCCAGAGTCACGCGCGGAGCTTGTCATCTGCCGTCGCAAGGTCCGGGCTCCCATGTCTCGCCACCGGCGGGCGTCCTCTGGGTGAAGAGGGGTCTGCGGGTCAGCTTCCCTGGGTCACGAACTGGGTTCAGGATGCCCGACTGCAGACAGGATGGAGCAAATCTGTTCCTCTGAAGCCAAAGACCCCTCCAAATCTAATCCAGTCCCAGCGGGGTGTTGTGGAGCATGCCCGTAATCACAGTactttggaggcaaaggcaggaggattaccgtgaatttgaggccagcctgtcccacatagtgaaaccttttaaaaaaacaacaaagctcaATGAGGGGGAAACCATTTCGGCCCAGACCTCCCTACCCCGCACCCTTTGTGCCATCCTAActgaacaagcaggacacaaaagaaagtgactgccaaacattgtcaagacaaggcaTGGCAGCCCCTTCAGAGTAtcatgcttcacagaaaagtctgttgaatatGCTAGGCCTATAGGCCGAAGATGAATGTCCCAATGTTGTAGAACAACTTTGGGTAATTGTCCAGGCAAccagttgtttctgtcttttctcacattttttggaagtcacttgcatgcacttcctgcttactcagttaatattatttccttcttgggtctctgagggagttgaagaccagATAGTTATAGATAcaattttccttgtttaccagatgcagaaagcaagttatgatagaaagtaaattaggtacaagactttggactcacaagataggatagatatagagtattttctctgaatttgtcaaatgcaaatggactagacattatggatgtatttattgcctgtatataatgtatattgttNNNNNNNNNNNNNNNNNNNNNNNNNNNNNNNNNNNNNNNNNNNNNNNNNNNNNNNNNNNNNNNNNNNNNNNNNNNNNNNNNNNNNNNNNNNNNNNNNNNNNNNNNNNNNNNNNNNNNNNNNNNNNNNNNNNNNNNNNNNNNNNNNNNNNNNNNNNNNNNNNNNNNNNNNNNNNNNNNNNNNNNNNNNNNNNNNNNNNNNNNNNNNNNNNNNNNNNNNNNNNNNNNNNNNNNNNNNNNNNNNNNNNNNNNNNNNNNNNNNNNNNNNNNNNNNNNNNNNNNNNNNNNNNNNNNNNNNNNNNNNNNNNNNNNNNNNNNNNNNNNNNNNNNNNNNNNNNNNNNNNNNNNNNNNNNNNNNNNNNNNNNNNNNNNNNNNNNNNNNNNNNNNNNNNNNNNNNNNNNNNNNNNNNNNNNNNNNNNNNNNNNNNNNNNNNNNNNNNNNNNNNNNNNNNNNNNNNNNNNNNNNNNNNNNNNNNNNNNNNNNNNNNNNNNNNNNNNNNNNNNNNNNNNNNNNNNNNNNNNNNNNNNNNNNNNNNNNNNNNNNNNNNNNNNNNNNNNNNNNNNNNNNNNNNNNNNNNNNNNNNNNNNNNNNNNNNNNNNNNNNNNNNNNNNNNNNNNNNNNNNNNNNNNNNNNNNNNNNNNNNNNNNNNNNNNNNNNNNNNNNNNNNNNNNNNNNNNNNNNNNNNNNNNNNNNNNNNNNNNNNNNNNNNNNNNNNNNNNNNNNNNNNNNNNNNNNNNNNNNNNNNNNNNNNNNNNNNNNNNNNNNNNNNNNNNNNNNNNNNNNNNNNNNNNNNNNNNNNNNNNNNNNNNNNNNNNNNNNNNNNNNNNNNNNNNNNNNNNNNNNNNNNNNNNNNNNNNNNNNNNNNNNNNNNNNNNNNNNNNNNNNNNNNNNNNNNNNNNNNNNNNNNNNNNNNNNNNNNNNNNNNNNNNNNNNNNNNNNNNNNNNNNNNNNNNNNNNNNNNNNNNNNNNNNNNNNNNNNNNNNNNNNNNNNNNNNNNNNNNNNNNNNNNNNNNNNNNNNNNNNNNNNNNNNNNNNNNNNNNNNNNNNNNNNNNNNNNNNNNNNNNNNNNNNNNNNNNNNNNNNNNNNNNNNNNNNNNNNNNNNNNNNNNNNNNNNNNNNNNNNNNNNNNNNNNNNNNNNNNNNNNNNNNNNNNNNNNNNNNNNNNNNNNNNNNNNNNNNNNNNNNNNNNNNNNNNNNNNNNNNNNNNNNNNNNNNNNNNNNNNNNNNNNNNNNNNNNNNNNNNNNNNNNNNNNNNNNNNNNNNNNNNNNNNNNNNNNNNNNNNNNNNNNNNNNNNNNNNNNNNNNNNNNNNNNNNNNNNNNNNNNNNNNNNNNNNNNNNNNNNNNNNNNNNNNNNNNNNNNNNNNNNNNNNNNNNNNNNNNNNNNNNNNNNNNNNNNNNNNNNNNNNNNNNNNNNNNNNNNNNNNNNNNNNNNNNNNNNNNNNNNNNNNNNNNNNNNNNNNNNNNNNNNNNNNNNNNNNNNNNNNNNNNNNNNNNNNNNNNNNNNNNNNNNNNNNNNNNNNNNNNNNNNNNNNNNNNNNNNNNNNNNNNNNNNNNNNNNNNNNNNNNNNNNNNNNNNNNNNNNNNNNNNNNNNNNNNNNNNNNNNNNNNNNNNNNNNNNNNNNNNNNNNNNNNNNNNNNNNNNNNNNNNNNNNNNNNNNNNNNNNNNNNNNNNNNNNNNNNNNNNNNNNNNNNNNNNNNNNNNNNNNNNNNNNNNNNNNNNNNNNNNNNNNNNNNNNNNNNNNNNNNNNNNNNNNNNNNNNNNNNNNNNNNNNNNNNNNNNNNNNNNNNNNNNNNNNNNNNNNNNNNNNNNNNNNNNNNNNNNNNNNNNNNNNNNNNNNNNNNNNNNNNNNNNNNNNNNNNNNNNNNNNNNNAGcttggctcttttgcttttctgatcttcagcttgaaccccaatatctgtctctgggtttttattattcatgctacagttcTCACCCACAATATCtcttgaatcttttctttttcttccttccttttgattttttgagacagggtttcacgtGGCcgaggctagtctcaaacttgctatgtagccaaggctgactttgaactcctaatccacCAGCCTTCACCTCCCacatgctggcattacaggtgtgttgtcaccatacccagctggtGAGCTTTTTCTAGGCACCCTACAATGTCCAGGTCATCAATATGGTGCATAGCTAAGCTGGCCCCATTGGCAACATTTCACTGTTGTCATCGAGCTTCTAGGAACCATCTCCCCATTCTAGGCTTTGATCTGGGTTCCTTGTTAGCCCCATCAGAGATGACCTTTGAACCTTAGTTCTCAGGGGCTctcccccacaccaccaccacctcctggccctgTGCTTCCTTCCTCACATGCAGGGGAAGCATTTGAATCAAGTGTTGCCATGTTTTCAAGCTAAAGGCAGAGTCCCAGGGAGCCACAAGGTCCCACACTGTCAGCCCATGTCTTTCTATTCTCATGTCCCTCCCTTTACCACCTCACGGCCCCTGGTCTGGCTGTCCCCTCTCCGGGAGCAGGATGCTTACATTTGTGCTTCCTTCAGGTCTTTGCTCAAATGTCGTCACATATCTCTGCTTTATCACTTTAGGACCTCATCACCAAACCAAAGCTCCCTCTTCGCTTTTCCTTAAACTTTccctttaagaaatttatttttcttgccaagtgtggtggctcatgccttttatcccagtgtTCCTGAGGAAGAGGccgacagatctctgtgagtttgaaccagcttgtctacatagagagttctaggccagtcagggctggtCTTAAGaatagaaggaggagaaagatgaagaggaaagaaagacagacaaatggGGCTGGACCGATGGACGGGTGATCACGAGCACTTGCTGTTCCCGCAGAAGACTGGTTGAATCCCTTAGCACCTACACGGTGGCTCAGAGCTGCTGCACTCTACAGCTGCAGGGATCTCATGGCCTCTCCTAGCTTCTGAGGTCACGAGACATTTGCACGTGCACACgggcatacgtgcaggcaaagcaccccTGCAATAAgataaaggtttttgtttttttttttttaaaaaagagtacaggccaggcagtggtggtgtgcccctttaataccagcacttggaaggcagaggcaggcggatctctgtgagttggaggccagcctggtctacaaagcaggttctaggacagccagggttacacagagaaactttgtctcaaaatgccCCTCCCCAGAAAGTAcaagtagataaaaataaaaatgaaggtttgaGGTCACTTGTTGGACTGGGGACCTCAGAGAGTGAGCCTTGCTCATAAAGCTTTTTCCTAGTTTGCAGGATGCCCTGGGTTGGATCcttgggaaaggaagggatggagaagaagaaaatgaagaggagaagaaagaaaaggcaaggttAAGCCGAGCAAAGCTTGAGACCTGTCTACTGCATGTGGGAACTCTAGGCCTCTCTCTGCACATGGGACCTCACTCACGTGTTCTAGAGGCCAAATGTCAATCACCAGCTGAGACCAGTTTGGGTGGGAGAAATCAGATACTGCCCGACTGCTGCTGGCCACTGGGGAGCAAGGCTGAGTCACTGCCGTGTTTGGGGGGAGGTTATCACTGGTTGGCATGGTAACCGGGGATGCTGCTAACATTCCATCTGCAAGAACCTATGACTGTACATTCCGAAAAGGACTAGGATGGTTCCTCCTATGTAACACGTGGCTCCATAACTGCTACTCATAGGGACATATATATTTAGTCATAGCACTGGAGACGTGACATTGCTGAGGGATTTCCAGGTGGCATTCTAAAAACCGTCCCTCCCGACTCCCCCCTGAGGTCTAGTTCCTTCTCGGGAGTCCTAGCATATTGCTAAGTGGTTAACAGCTGGCTGGTGGGGTAGGCAGACTGAGGTccccaggctgagcaagccgcCTCCACCACATCCCTGCCTGAGACAGCTGCTTTGAGGGCAGTGGACTGGAGAGACCACAGGGAGGCGTGGCCTAGGCAGCCCAGCTGTTCCAGCCCAGCTGTCTTCGTATTTCCAACACAAGTACCCGTGGAGAAGCTCTCACTGACGCAGCTTCCTCTTCCATCAGATAGCAATGACATGACCCCCGAAGGTGGGCCAGTTCGCTGAGCCCCGTTAGTGACTAGatcactgaaagaaaacaaaatcattgtCTATGCAACCATCCATCTTTGTTCTGAGACAAGGCAACTACATTAGCCCGCTCTAATTCCAACTGTTCTCTCGGTtatgtcttactgtgtagccatggcttaACCTGatacttgctatgtaaaccaggctttgattgaactcacagagatctgtgtctCTGCCTTGGGAATACTGGCATCAAAGGTGTgtgcttggctttttaaaaagctttatttttgtttttattttttttttattttcgagacagggtttctctgtagtttttggtgcctgtcctggaactagctcttgtagaccaggctggccttgaactcacagaagagatctgcctgcctctgcctcccgcctcctgggattaaaggcgtgtgccaccaccgcccggctttttttaaaattatatgtgtgtgtgtgtgtgtgtgtgcgctccaCTGCATATGTGTGGAGCTCAGCGGACAACTTTGTGGTcaggtctcttcttccaccacatgggtctcgggggacagaactcaggtcgtCATGCTTTTGCCAAACGCCTTTCTTTACCCACTGGGTCTTGTCACCAACCCTCGAGTTTTCCAGAAGTCAGTggtagcttttatttttgttggtgttgttataCAGGGGCTCACTCTAGTGAAAGTCGGCCTAAAATATGCGGTGGTCCTCCCGCCTCAACCTTGCTGCGATTACAGCCCTAATCTCCTGTTAGTACATGTCAGTTTGAATTGAAGTTGGATCCTTTTAATAAtagtcttcttcctctgcctgctgccacggGTTTCCAGTAGGGGGCGCTGGAGGAGCGTTGCAGGCGGCACGGTTGGACTCTCAGCTTTCGGGCTTCTCCACGGCGTGTGCCTGCGGGCTGCAGTCTCTGGCACTGCCAGGATTCTCCAGCATCTGGCTCCTGCCACGTGTGTGGCCGACAGCACCACCTCATCCCAGACACTTCCCTGTATGCGGTTTTGTCTGGCATCCTACAGGATGTGCACTTCTGGCAAATTCCATCCCAGCCTGGGGCtgctgtctttttgttgttattttcattcaaaattttgtttttaacttttgtttatttagtatgtggtatgtgtgtctgtgtgtgtgcttgcatgtgtttgtgtgtgcgtgtgtgtgaacctgtgtggcactcagaggacagtttgtaggAGCCAGTTCTCACCTTCACCGGTGTGGTTTCTGAGGCAAGTGCCCCACCCTCAGGTGCCTCAGTGGCCCTTTCTGGTGTTTTTGAAATGGGGTTCAGGctgtcaaggctggccttgaacttcttacCATTCTGAGATcatctctgaagtgctgggattatggttctcatttttctctcctttcctccctctctttcttcctcccatttctGAATAACGGTTTCCTTATGTTGCTCAGACTAGCCTTCAACTACTGTGCTTAAATTATTCTCTTGACTCAACTTCCCAGGGAGCTAAGACTACAGGCatgcactcagacacacacacacacagagagagaataaaataaatgttacagaatataaaattggctcttaaaaataattatttcctgatttaggagcagaaggagggggagcacgagcaaggaactcaggaccgcgaggggtacacccacactctgagacaatggggatgttcgttcgggaattcaccaagNNNNNNNNNNNNNNNNNNNNNNNNNNNNNNNNNNNNNNNNNNNNNNNNNNNNNNNNNNNNNNNNNNNNNNNNNNNNNNNNNNNNNNNNNNNNNNNNNNNNNNNNNNNNNNNNNNNNNNNNNNNNNNNNNNNNNNNNNNNNNNNNNNNNNNNNNNNNNNNNNNNNNNNNNNNNNNNNNNNNNNNNNNNNNNNNNNNNNNNNNNNNNNNNNNNNNNNNNNNNNNNNNNNNNNNNNNNNNNNNNNNNNNNNNNNNNNNNNNNNNNNNNNNNNNNNNNNNNNNNNNNNNNNNNNNNNNNNNNNNNNNNNNNNNNNNNNNNNNNNNNNNNNNNNNNNNNNNNNNNNNNNNNNNNNNNNNNNNNNNNNNNNNNNNNNNNNNNNNNNNNNNNNNNNNNNNNNNNNNNNNNNNNNNNNNNNNNNNNNNNNNNNNNNNNNNNNNNNNNNNNNNNNNNNNNNNNNNNNNNNNNNNNNNNNNNNNNNNNNNNNNNNNNNNNNNNNNNNNNNNNNNNNNNNNNNNNNNNNNNNNNNNNNNNNNNNNNNNNNNNNNNNNNNNNNNNNNNNNNNNNNNNNNNNNNNNNNNNNNNNNNNNNNNNNNNNNNNNNNNNNNNNNNNNNNNNNNNNNNNNNNNNNNNNNNNNNNNNNNNNNNNNNNNNNGTGTGTATGTAAGCAAGGATGTGCACATATAGAGATTGGGGAACAGCtcgcaggagttggttctcccctgcCTGGTGGgctctgggagtcaaactcaggtcatcagccttagcagtaagcacctttacacactgaacttttttttccccagacagggtttctctgtgtaggctgtcctggaactcactctgtagaccaggctggcctcgaactcagagatctgcctgtctctgcctctcgagtgcgggggttaaaggcatgtgccaccactgcctggcccctgtTACACTTTAATAGCTCCGAGTCACCAACATTCATGTTTCCAGTGACTACATGGTTCCAAGCTCCTGATTAGTCTCTCCTGGACACGTCTGTCACATACTTCCTAACCTGGCTTCCTCCTTCAGAACAGCTCCTACATGACTCATCCGCTTTGCTGGATGATCCGTCAGggcctccttccttttttatcGCTGAGTAATATGCCAGTGAGCAGATGCCCCAAAATCTGTTTATCCACTCGCCATGATGCACGCTTGAGCTGTTCCCACTTGGAGCTGTCACTAATGAAACTGCTATGGGTGTTCATGTATGAAGATCCATGAGGAACAGGCTGCATTTCCCTCGAGTACCTAGGAATACCTAGGAATGGAATTATTGGGTCGTAGGGTAAGTACACATTTCACTGTACAAGAGAATGCtcaaggggcctggagagatgactcagtggctaagagcactggctgctcttccagaggatccgggttcaattctcagcacccacatggcggctcacaccCACCAATATCTCCATTTccgaggatctgatacccttttctagCAATACAGGTACTGTACTCATgtggtgcatgtacacacatgaagtTGAACACCCACACActtaaaattaacattaattaaACTTAAATAagcattaattaaaatataaactctgAGTCATATGGgctggagcacacctttaatctcagcacttgggagcagaggcaggcagatctctgcaagttcaaggccagcctggtctactcatagttccaggacagttaggattgttacacagagaacccctgtctcaaaaaccaaaatatgatgcaggagtcccctctgtgcgtttgtattggataatgaataaagaaactgccttgtccctgacagggcagaacttaagcagagaagacagaactgaattctgggaggaagaaagcagagtgagggagaagccatggatcttctgcctgagacagacgctggttagaatcttgctggtaagccacgaacacgtggccatacacagattaatggagatgggttaaattattatttttttttgttttaaaaaggatttatttatttattgtgcacacagtgttcagcctccttgtatgcctgaaggccagaagagggcaccagatctcatta contains the following coding sequences:
- the Fbxo17 gene encoding LOW QUALITY PROTEIN: F-box only protein 17 (The sequence of the model RefSeq protein was modified relative to this genomic sequence to represent the inferred CDS: inserted 2 bases in 1 codon); translated protein: MGARTLRRQMTXAPRVTLEELPPELLVQMLSYLPPRALVTRCRPVCRAWRDVVNDSRALAGSCLRALLGRNLLFNSRRERGSRGRGLTAGGGAFSLVGGA